Within Malus domestica chromosome 04, GDT2T_hap1, the genomic segment ttagtatttttttatagaattgtattcgttaatttctttggATTAAATTTAGTGTTTTTTTATAGAATTGTATTCGTTAATTTTCTTCACTATAAgtgaatattttaataattttaaatttttctttttttttcctttctttcttttattttttattttttatttttattttttatttttttgcaaatATGATCTATGGCTATGAATAATGTACTAAAATACTGGTTGGATCCTTGAATACATTACGAAGTGAGTTATTACTAAAATAAAAACGGTTTGAATCATTGAATCCATTACGAATTGAGTCCTACTACAATATGAACAGTATTGATAAGCACTAGGCATGCAGCAACACAATATGCATCATGAGCCCTCCATCACAACCATCGAAATATCATAAGTAATGAGTATCaattagcttattaattagAAAAACAATAAGAGATGACACTTTACTTCAGTAACAGAAATCAATAATGTTTATGCACCTTGATGAGGGTTGATCCTTACTGATTCCCACCCTTAAAAGAGAGATAAAGACGAAGAATAGTGAACTAAAACCGACTAGCCTTTAGGCTTGTTGAAGATATTTTGTAAGAAGTATTTGTACTCATATTTGCcttttataaaattattttattagaaacacattaaaatttaagtgcTTCTTAAAAAACACTTAAGCAAGGCTTATTCTATTTGCAGCCCAAATATTgttgaatacaccccacatacttaatacacctcacatttactttttcaattaaaagttatctttatacaccccacatactttcCCTTAATACCTtcacaccccacattttttTACCTGCACTCCACTtcacatttttattatttttttatttttcactcaaTGAAACCAGATTGAAGAAGAATGTGGGGCTGATAGAACGCATCCATGAATCATTGGATTGAATAATTTCATTGTATGTACAAAAGAACCAATCATATGTGCATCTGCGAGAGCTTTTGGTATCACAACCAAAGAGACAAGTATCTTGACTTGGACGTTCCTCTCTTCCCCTTCCTgtttgggtttaatttgaggCGTCATAACGAGAATCTGCAAGTTCTGAGTCTCCTCTGTGAAAATCGTCATAACAAAGTAGATTTGTTGATTTCATACGGAGATGAAGTTGTAGTGATACAGTGAATGAAAATCAGGAGGCTATTGATCAATATCCCTGGGCTTTAAAGTTGTGATCAacgtgtttgtagtttcattaatTTGGGTTTTGTACTACAATAGAGGATGAGATTGGTTTTGAAAGTTGAAGAAAAATAATTGTAGCATATACATGTTAAAGttgtgatttggggtgtatttagattttttatttaactTTATGAGGctaaaattgtcattgcatattaGATATATAAGTGATTTAATATTGAATTTTAATGTGGAGTGTATTCAACATTATGTGAGATGTTAATAAAAAAAGCCAAAAGCAATCCTGTATTTTTTATCCCTAGATTCTCGACATTAAGATCTAGAGTGGATCAAATTCCATGACCATTGATTCCAACGTCTAATTATGTAGGAATAGAATCCTTTCCGTATCTTCTTTGTGGAGATCCGGATGATCAATCAATCGTatccattcatcgtacattatgcagttaaaaaattaaaattgaatataaatagtatcaaaCGAAAGCTGATCGCACGATGAAACAGACATGATTGATTGATCTTCGGATTTCCCCCAAGAAGACCAAGAGAAGATCCTTGTCCAATTATGTAGACATGACTGATTCTCCTCTAAGATATTACAAAAAAACGAAATGGAAAATTCAGCACACAGACCAAAACAAAACCAGAGAAAATTATGCAATTTGTAGGCACCAATGAATGTTTTTGTTGGAGTAAAAAGATAAAGAGACTCAAAAGCAAGTCAACCGCGTATAGCTCTGTGCTTCACGAAAGTCTAAAAAGGCTACCAAGAAGCTCCAATGGCAAGAAACCTTCACAGCGACTTTTCCattcttttctttctccttgctttTTGTTAGCTTCTcatccaaaaaaacaaaacccaaaaaagtaAAAGGAAACCAACCCGAAAGCACCAATCGTCGTCTTTGCCATCAGCTACTGCTAGCTAGGATCTCTGAAAAGTAAAAAGTTGCAATCTTTTTCGTGTCTGAATTGCGGACTTCGCAGTTGGGTTCTTAGTCTTTATGTTCCTCTGCGGAAAGAGTGAAAAATCTTGCTGGCAGATTGAACCCAGAAAACAAAATCTCAGTCTGCAGTTGGGTTCTTGTCTGTTGAATTTGAAGACCTTGGTGAGATACAGAGATTTTGGGAAACTTTTTTTTTGATGGGGGCTTGCTGGAGCAACAAAATCAAGGCTGAAAGTCCTTTGAATAcaggtaactttttttttttcttgttctttttttctgGAAGGAAAAAACTAATCTGTTGTTGATTTTTCCTCAGAAAATATTAGACTTTATTTTTCCTGGATGTCTTCTTTTTGTTTGACCagatgggtttttatttttgaggTAATTCTATAGGTTTTATATAGAAATCATGGGTATTTAAAGGTTTTGTTGTGGAAGAATTGTTTTGATGATGGATGATAGAAGTTTATAGTATGAGTTCACCACTACATTGTGGAGTGAATCTTTTGGTGATGTATGTCAATTGGGTTGCTTTCTCTGACAGGATTCAATTCGAAACAAGGGAGTGGTTCAAGTGGCAGGAACTCATCGACTTCCATGCCGGTGACTCCTCGGAGCGAGGGCGAGATCTTACAGTCTACTACTCTGAAGAGTATCAGCTTCAGTGAGCTTAAAACCGCCACCAGAAACTTCCGTCCTGACAGTGTGCTGGGAGATGGGGGTTTTGGTTCCGTTTTCAAAGGTTGGATTGACGAAAGTTCGCTTATAGCATCCAAGGCCGGGACTGGCATGGTGATCGCCGTGAAGAAACTCAACCAAGATGGGTTCCAGGGTCACAAGGAATGGCTGGTGAGTGCAATTACCTCAACATTTTTATGAGTTTTGATGGTGATCTGAAATAACTTGTTATCTGCATTGTATGCTTATGGCTTCATGCCATAGTAGTTTACTGCTCTTTAATTGCGAGAAACTTGCCATTCGAAATTCTCCATATCACCTAACTGTGACTTGTCTATGACTTGCAACTTTTGTTAGATTATGTAATGTCAATTTGGATTTGTTTTCGAATCATATCTTGATACCAGAGTGATGAATCCTACATTTTGGATATACAGGCAGAAATCAACTATCTAGGAGAGCTGCATCATCCTAATCTTGTGAAACTTATTGGATATTGCTTAGAGGATGATCACCGGCTCTTAGTTTATGAGTTCATGCCTAAGGGCAGCATGGAAAACCATCTATTCAGGAGTGAGTTCATTACGTACCCAATAGTGGCATTCGTTTTTGAACCTTTCTCCTCCCCCCTTTTTCTTCTTAGAGAAAGCATGTTGCAAGTTGAATATGATGCCTTGGTACTGAAGAATATACTGTTGCAACAGGAAGTTCTCACTTTCATCCACTTTCTTGGAGCTTCCGAATGAAAATTGCCCTCGGTGCTGCAAAGGGACTTGCCTTTCTCCACAATGCTGAAACACAAATTATACACCGTGACTTCAAGTCAGCTAATATTTTGCTCGACGCGGTATGTTATTCGATACCCTATTTTCATCAGATTCAAGTATGGTTGGATATGCCAAATTTCACTATATCAGGGTCTCCTCACTGACTCCTTGTTTCAATTTCAGAACTACAACGCAAAGCTGTCTGATTTTGGGTTAGCCAGGGATGGGCCAACTGGTGACAAGAGCCACGTCTCTACTAGGGTCATTGGAACCCAGGGATATGCTGCTCCGGAGTATTTAGCCACAGGTGCTACACCTACTTCATTTTTGTCTAAAATCCTTGACCAGTACGAACCTCTTTGGCCTTTAGAAACCAAGCTCCTCTCCGAATGTCACGATTTCTCGTAGTTTTTTCCATTAAGTACCGATTCCCGGCCTTGTCTTAAAACTAATCTGTCAATTTACCGTCATTCAATTGTTGGCCACCGATGGAATGCAGCTGCAATTGCCAAAGTTAAggtttaataattaatagaACCAAAGTTCAGTTAGTGCTTATCTAATTGCTGTTTTCTTCGTCAGGTCATCTTACTACCAAGAGTGACATATACAGTTTCGGAGTTGTTCTTCTAGAAATGTTATCTGGACAACGAGCTATAGATAAGAACAGGCCAACTGGAGAACACAATCTGGTGGAATGGGCAAAACCATACCTGAGAAACCAACGCCGAGTTTTTCGTGtcattgattctcgccttgaaGGCCAGTACTCAGTCAGTTGTGCCCAAAAGGCTGCTGCCCTTGCGCTTCAATGTCTTGCTGTAGATCCCAAGGACAGACCTGACATGAATGAAGTAGTAACAGTACTGGATGAGCTTCAGGACGTCCCCAAGGGTACTCAGAAAGAGCATAATGCAACTAGTCCCAAGTCCAGCAAAAGGAGTGTTGACGATGCTGCCAACGTGACTGCTTATCCCCGGCCTTCTAGAGACCCACTTTTTGCTTGAAGAAAGAGCTTTCGTGCCGCCCGAGATATAGTGAAAGGTGCGAAGTGAAGTCTTGATAGATAAAATTTGTACATAGCCGAGAATTGTTCAAAGTAGTGTGTAGTGATTGTGTATAATGTCTTCGAGCCTACTGCCTTTGAgtattttttggttatttacgCGCAGAATCACTGAACTTGCGGAGTTGTTTTCGGGTtactgaaatttaaaaaatgcaAAAGTGCAACGTGTGTATGAGAAGTGCGATTCGGCTCATTGAGTGATTTTCGTTCCTCTCGGAATTATGGGACCTTGATAACGGCCTCCATTAGTGTATGGATAGTCTGTTTTGCCTCATAGTTGTGTCTCATATTCAAATATAAGATGTAAATCGTAAGTTTCCGatgcattggagatgctctaactCTGTATacagtttatgtaatttttttattcaaacttCAAGCACAAGAATCAACTGTAGCACAACTTAAACTGGATTGATGTTAAAATCCAGGTTCGAATCCCGGCAGTGGAATTGCTCTTTGCATATCACAAACCTCTTTAAGAACTTACAGAAGGGATCTTAGCCCCTTTTTTGGTTTTTACCGACTGCCCACCAAGAAGGATTGCTGGCAACGAGTATTGAATTTAAATCTTGGTCTAATGAAGAGAATGATCTTCAACAACTCAAGTGAACTATCTGCACTCTTTTTTCAAGTGGGCGCAACTGCCCACACTAGGCATTCCGCCAGTGTTCATGGATGGTCCTTCAGCATAATTtcgtattgttttttttttaaaaaaaaattgttagaaTTGTAACATAGTTTTCAGAGTTTAAAACATCGTTAAGCTTGGCATATTGTACAAAATTGTGGGTGtccagagaaaaagaaaaaataatttgggTGTTCAAGGAAATAAGAGTGTCCAGAGACCATTTTAGGGGGCAAAGTGGAATGTGATGTTTAAACAGGTTCCACTCCTGACAGCGGAAATAGTGTTTGTATTTTCCCTTCTATTTCTCCGCAAATCACGCAACAACAATTGCTCTCACATGTTAGGGTTTCTAGTCAATTGATACAAGTCTTGGTCTTCATCTTTAAACGACTGACTTTAACATTCATCAATTCAATTTCTTGGTGGACCAGCTAACCAAAACCACATAAATCGGAGATAATTTATACTCTGAAGCACTATATCGTTTTCGTTAACTAGTAGTCCAAATCATATATCATCCCTACAACCAGGTAATATGAACAACCGTACCTGCTATCAAGTTCTTCTGGTTAGCAAGTACTAAACAATTAATAAACAGCACCAAATCCACAAGCAATTATTCCATACAAGTTTCTGACGTACCTGTATAGATTACAACGCAGccggaaaaagaaaaacataaaaaccaaTTTGTACGTAAATataattattggccaaaaaattaattatttatataacACCAATTTGCATGGGACGACCAAGACTTATAATTCCATTATCCAGCATCGATTTTGAACCAGTTTGAATTTccctgagagagagagagagagagagaggtcccGCCGCCCCGGCCGGGGGGGGGATGGAATTCGTGGTGTgtctgtgagagagagagagacagagagagagaggtcccGCCGCCCCGGGGGGGGATGGAAttcgtggtgtgtgtgtgtaacatTGCTAGGAGATTAGATTTCATATGGACGGACCATTTAAGGATGAGGACCGTAAATAATTGACCCGTTCGCATGTTTATGGTTGATGATCGCGAATTAAAGTAATTGGGTTAGTACTATATATGTATTCAATGTAGGAGGATCAGGAACAAAACCAGTTTGGACTGAAAAGTTTACATTCAACGTAGAATGTCCTAGAGACGAAGATCACAAATATATGTTTTGGTTTCGTATCATGGACACCTAAAAGCTCTTGGACCATGATGTAGTTGTTAGAGATCCTGTGCATATCTTAAGATTTTGAATTCAGGATTTACGTAAAGAATGTACGTGATATAGTATATGTTACTATGACAAATGTTATGTTACTATAACAAGGTGTTAAGTTACATAGACCAAACGATCAATGATATAGTATATGTAAAATAACACTTTGTTATAATTGGTAATTGTACCAATTATTTGTAGGATGTACGTGGAGGATGTGATAGCGTGGGCACAGAGAGTGGAAGGGCTGAACTTCGACTTGCAAAACAGAGTTGTCCTTGAAGACAAGACTTATGCTGGAGAGATCTATTGCTTTAACTTTCACCTTAAATTCATAAGCTAAATCCTACACCGTAgatatataattgtatatataaaaaaggaaattttaacaaaaagcttctagtactgttcactttaacaaaaaaccacatttttacactaaaaagtcaatcctgatactatttactttaccctttattttgttcgtatcgttaaaactcaaagtttttaagctcttttcattagcaCACATTCTTCTCAATTTTTGGCTAGCAGATAAAATGGATTGAAGAATATtaaatgatagaaattaacagGAAAGGTGTGTAAGAGGCAAAAaaaagtgtgtggatagcattcTATAAAACATGTTTCATAAAATCCAATTGTCTTCCGATTTAAATATAAACTATAGCTTAAGATAGCGTCAAGCCGTCTTAGCTCAGCTGGTAGAGCGCGTGGCTTTTAACCACGTGGTCGTGGgttcgattcccacagacggcgttttattttattttaatttaaaatttttttggatacaattagaaataaaaataaggcCCGATCCATTTGAGGCCACTAGAAGGCACCTTTGGGCTATACAAGCCATAGATTATGTTGGGCCTCCTTTACAACTTagtgcaaaaagaaaaaataatttatgcGCTCTCTTTCGATTTCCAGCACTTTAAATAAGAATAAACTGTTGATTTGCTCTTGGCTTATCACTTAACTTTCGATTTCTTCCttaaactttttaattggaaaattaaagacttaaactaatttttttggctgATATGCCCTtactgttaatttttcattcattccatccaaatttttgttaaatggGAAGCATGTTGCACAACATGTGAGGATAGTTCGGTCGcttcattctttaaaattattgaaaatcttatatttcttaaatataaacctatgcaaatatgtgtgattctatagTTTTTGTGTCTGAAAGTCTAGCAAAGTGACGCTTTTGTCCACAAAGGAGAGTCACGTAGTGTGCGCGTGATAAGAGTTAAtgttaatttggatgaaatctaTGAAAAACTAATGGTAGGGGGAAGTCGgccaaaaaaatttagtttaagtccttaatttgccaattaaaaagttcaaggATAAGATCGAAAGTTAAGTGATAATTCAGGGGGCAAATTGACAGTTTAGCCCTTAAAATAATATAGATAATTTCAAATACTATAAATAGAACCACCATGAGGGTGGCCCAGTAATTGTGGATGAATTCCCAACCCATATTCACACGGCACGTCCTGTGATCGATTCTTAGGACTTGTGAATCACACGATGGCCTCTAGGGGGAGGCTGTGAAATGCCTATAGGAATCTTTCTGGTCCTTAAAAGGGTAGACTGTTGTAGCAAAACTATAATTTAGTCCcctttttaagaaagtaataatggaaaactaatgaaaaatagcttgaaaactttgggttttagtaataaggataaaataaaaagtaaaatgaatagtatcaggtttgactttttagtgtaaaaatgtgttttttcgttgaagtaaacagtaccgtagatttttcgttaaaactcccaagtAATAATATAAATAGTCGAAAATAGGTAGCCTTAAAGAATTCGTGGCCTCTTGACATTTGGCGTAGGTTGCAGTGtaaattgaagaaataaaattttgatatgaTTCCCAAGTATAAATTCAAATTCTACCTATATATCATGGACATGATTCATGTGGTCCTCATGACCTCAAAATCCATTTCCGATTCCAAATATGTGACTACTTGATCAAAAGCATATTGAAGGGATAATATGCGAGCAGATTgaagaattttgttttttttataaggcaatattatattttaa encodes:
- the LOC103433421 gene encoding receptor-like cytoplasmic kinase 176, translating into MGACWSNKIKAESPLNTGFNSKQGSGSSGRNSSTSMPVTPRSEGEILQSTTLKSISFSELKTATRNFRPDSVLGDGGFGSVFKGWIDESSLIASKAGTGMVIAVKKLNQDGFQGHKEWLAEINYLGELHHPNLVKLIGYCLEDDHRLLVYEFMPKGSMENHLFRRSSHFHPLSWSFRMKIALGAAKGLAFLHNAETQIIHRDFKSANILLDANYNAKLSDFGLARDGPTGDKSHVSTRVIGTQGYAAPEYLATGHLTTKSDIYSFGVVLLEMLSGQRAIDKNRPTGEHNLVEWAKPYLRNQRRVFRVIDSRLEGQYSVSCAQKAAALALQCLAVDPKDRPDMNEVVTVLDELQDVPKGTQKEHNATSPKSSKRSVDDAANVTAYPRPSRDPLFA